Proteins found in one Macaca nemestrina isolate mMacNem1 chromosome 4, mMacNem.hap1, whole genome shotgun sequence genomic segment:
- the LOC105474824 gene encoding LOW QUALITY PROTEIN: olfactory receptor 2A5-like (The sequence of the model RefSeq protein was modified relative to this genomic sequence to represent the inferred CDS: inserted 1 base in 1 codon): MTENQTWVTEFILLGFPLSLSIQMLLSGLFSLFYIFTLLGNGAVLGLIWLDSRLHTSMHFFLSHLAIVDISYASSNVPKMMTNLLNKRKTVSFVPCIMQTFLYMAFAHTECLILVMMSCDRYVAICRPLKYSVMKWRVCTVLAVTSRACGSLLALVHVVLILRLPFCGPHEINHFFCEILSVLRLVCADTWLNQVVIFSASMFILGGPLCLVLVSYLSILAAMLRIQSGEGRRKAFSTCSSHLCXVGLFFGSAIVMYMAPKSRHPEEQQKVLSLLYSLFNPMPNPLIYSLRNAEVKGAVKRVLWKQRSR, from the exons ATGACAGAAAATCAGACATGGGTCACAGAATTCATTCTCCTGGGATTTCCGCTCAGCCTAAGCATTCAGATGCTCCTCTCTGGGCTCTTCTCCCTGTTCTACATCTTCACCCTGTTGGGAAACGGGGCCGTCCTGGGGCTCATCTGGCTGGACTCCAGACTGCACACCTCCATGCACTTCTTCCTTTCACACCTGGCCATCGTTGATATTTCGTATGCTTCCAGCAATGTCCCCAAGATGATGACAAATCTTctgaacaagagaaaaacagtcTCCTTTGTCCCATGCATAATGCAGACCTTTTTATACATGGCTTTTGCTCACACCGAGTGTCTCATCTTGGTAATGATGTCCTGTGATCGGTACGTGGCTATCTGCCGCCCTCTGAAATATTCTGTCATGAAATGGAGAGTGTGCACAGTCCTGGCTGTCACTTCCCGGGCATGTGGCTCCCTTCTGGCTCTGGTCCATGTGGTTCTCATCCTGAGGCTGCCCTTCTGTGGGCCTCATGAAATCAACCACTTCTtctgtgaaatcctgtctgtccTCAGGCTGGTCTGTGCTGACACCTGGCTCAACCAGGTGGTCATATTTTCTGCTTCCATGTTCATCCTGGGGGGGCCGCTCTGCCTGGTGCTGGTCTCTTACCTGAGCATCCTGGCAGCCATGCTGAGGATCCAGTCTGGGGAGGGCCGCAGAAAGGCCTTCTCCACCTGCTCCTCTCACCTCT ATGTGGGGCTCTTCTTTGGCAGTGCCATTGTCATGTACATGGCCCCCAAGTCCCGCCATCCTGAGGAGCAGCAGAAGGTCCTTTCCCTGCTTTACAGTCTTTTCAACCCGATGCCGAACCCTCTGATCTACAGCCTGAGGAACGCAGAGGTCAAGGGTGCCGTGAAAAGAGTGTTGTGGAAACAGAGATCAAGGTGA